A single genomic interval of Thermovibrio guaymasensis harbors:
- a CDS encoding Trm112 family protein produces MIPEELLKVLACPKCKGDLEYREKEQKLICHKCKLAYPIVDDIPVMLIDEAEEIDE; encoded by the coding sequence ATGATTCCTGAAGAGCTCCTAAAAGTCCTTGCATGCCCAAAGTGTAAGGGAGACCTGGAGTACAGAGAGAAGGAGCAAAAGCTCATATGCCATAAGTGTAAGCTGGCATACCCGATAGTTGACGACATTCCAGTAATGCTCATAGACGAGGCTGAGGAAATTGATGAGTAA
- the rlmN gene encoding 23S rRNA (adenine(2503)-C(2))-methyltransferase RlmN: MEKVDIKSLTMEELKDFVKELGLESYRAKQIAQWLYKKRVSSFEQMTNLSKEVRKLLSEKAELHPLKLVKVEESSDGTRKYLFELRDGNRIESVFIPERGWNTICVSTQVGCPIGCKFCLTAKDGFTRNLTPSEIVEQYIAVQRDVGEERRISNVVFMGMGEPLLSFDNVKKAVEIMTNRDMLDLSTRKLTISTVGIVPGIERMAKEMNRVKLAISLHATTDEVRNYLVPVNRKYPISRIMEVLRKYPADNNRRIMIEYVMLKDVNDSLEDAKRLAKMVKGLPVKVNLIPFNPYPGAPFEPTPREKIEEFQKVLWDRNIAAFIRESRGQDISAACGMLRTKERGCKITEN; this comes from the coding sequence ATGGAGAAAGTTGATATAAAGAGTTTGACTATGGAAGAACTAAAGGACTTTGTAAAGGAACTGGGGCTTGAAAGCTACAGGGCAAAGCAGATAGCCCAGTGGCTCTACAAAAAGAGAGTTTCCTCATTTGAACAGATGACCAACCTATCAAAGGAGGTAAGGAAGCTCCTTTCGGAAAAAGCTGAACTCCACCCCCTTAAACTAGTCAAAGTAGAGGAATCCTCAGACGGAACGAGAAAGTACCTATTTGAGCTAAGAGATGGAAACAGAATAGAGAGCGTATTCATTCCGGAAAGGGGATGGAACACCATTTGCGTTTCCACACAGGTCGGGTGCCCCATCGGATGTAAGTTCTGCTTAACTGCAAAGGACGGGTTCACCAGGAACCTTACTCCATCGGAAATCGTTGAACAGTACATAGCAGTCCAGAGGGACGTAGGAGAGGAGAGGAGGATTTCAAACGTCGTTTTTATGGGAATGGGAGAGCCCCTTTTAAGCTTTGATAACGTTAAGAAAGCCGTTGAAATCATGACCAACAGAGATATGCTGGACTTATCAACCAGGAAGTTAACTATTTCAACCGTTGGAATAGTTCCGGGGATTGAAAGAATGGCAAAGGAGATGAACAGAGTAAAACTTGCAATCTCCCTACACGCAACGACCGATGAGGTAAGGAACTACCTGGTTCCCGTCAACAGAAAATACCCGATTAGCAGGATAATGGAAGTTCTAAGGAAATACCCTGCAGATAACAACAGGAGAATAATGATTGAGTACGTTATGCTGAAAGACGTTAACGATTCTCTGGAAGACGCAAAAAGGCTTGCAAAGATGGTCAAAGGCCTACCAGTTAAGGTAAACCTGATACCCTTCAACCCTTACCCTGGAGCTCCCTTTGAGCCAACACCGAGGGAAAAAATTGAAGAGTTTCAGAAAGTTCTGTGGGACAGGAACATAGCAGCCTTCATTAGGGAATCAAGGGGCCAAGACATATCGGCAGCATGCGGAATGCTAAGGACGAAGGAGAGAGGCTGTAAAATAACAGAAAACTAG
- the fbp gene encoding class 1 fructose-bisphosphatase: protein MAVPLSVYLFQKKEEMEWLDDELILLLNEIATATKEIAGKVRKAGLLGVLGSAGKVNVQGEEVQKLDELANEILIESLKNCGKACQITSEEVEDCLIVSEKGYAVAFDPLDGSSNIDVNVSIGTIFSIQKDSIMKPGREQVAAGYVIYGPSTMLVMSLGRGVVAFTLDPESGNYLLSHPEVKMPEKGKIYSINEANRNKWTNEGLRRFVDSLKEEKYTLRYVGSMVADVHRTLFKGGIFIYPADKKNTSGKLRLLYEANPMAFLIEQAGGMASTGEKPILEVVPKELHQRVPVILGSKWEVEKCLEFIGQE, encoded by the coding sequence ATGGCCGTTCCACTTTCAGTTTACCTGTTTCAGAAGAAGGAAGAGATGGAGTGGCTGGACGATGAACTCATACTCCTATTAAACGAGATAGCCACCGCTACAAAGGAAATTGCAGGAAAAGTAAGGAAAGCAGGACTCCTCGGAGTACTTGGAAGTGCCGGAAAGGTTAACGTTCAGGGAGAGGAAGTCCAAAAGCTTGATGAACTTGCAAACGAAATCCTGATTGAGAGCTTAAAGAACTGCGGCAAAGCATGCCAGATAACATCGGAAGAGGTAGAGGACTGCCTCATAGTTTCTGAGAAGGGTTACGCAGTAGCCTTTGACCCCCTTGACGGTTCCTCAAACATTGACGTTAACGTAAGCATCGGAACAATCTTCTCAATACAGAAGGACAGTATTATGAAACCTGGTAGAGAGCAGGTTGCTGCAGGCTACGTAATTTACGGACCGTCAACTATGCTCGTAATGAGCCTAGGAAGGGGAGTCGTTGCCTTTACACTCGATCCAGAAAGCGGCAATTACCTACTCTCCCACCCAGAAGTAAAGATGCCTGAGAAAGGAAAGATCTACTCAATAAACGAGGCCAACAGGAACAAGTGGACAAATGAAGGTTTGAGGAGGTTCGTAGATTCACTAAAAGAGGAGAAGTACACGCTAAGGTACGTCGGTTCAATGGTTGCTGACGTCCACAGAACCCTATTTAAAGGTGGAATCTTCATTTACCCTGCAGATAAGAAGAACACCAGCGGTAAACTTAGGCTCCTTTACGAGGCAAACCCAATGGCCTTCTTAATTGAACAAGCCGGTGGAATGGCCTCAACCGGAGAGAAACCGATTTTAGAAGTCGTTCCTAAGGAGCTCCACCAGAGAGTCCCGGTGATTTTGGGAAGTAAGTGGGAAGTAGAAAAGTGCCTTGAGTTTATAGGGCAGGAATAA
- a CDS encoding NAD(P)/FAD-dependent oxidoreductase, producing the protein MEFYDVVIVGGGPAGFNAAKTVRGLYPEKELLLINDREDLQIPCSIPYVIGGKVPLEKNVYPLEKVREFGKLLIDRVTAVEPSSGTIFTPKKRIRYEKLILSTGWLPRRLNVPGCDLKGIYYIDTTTQGVRRIKEEVERAEKITLIGAGFISLGFADQISQNFKGKDIFVIEASNHIASGVFSEETEREIEEKLRKQGVKVLKNQKVEGFKGKERVEEVITKEGSIKTDLVLTFIGFIPNTKLAVDGGIKVDNRGFIEVDHFLRTSADNVLAAGNCISHLCSIDGKKIPGMLASVSARDGRIAAINLLGPQVKDRGIVPSGITEVGGEFFGFSGYTKGEFKGNKVISTDAYPGSFPGCNPLTVKLFFNDKGELVGGEFKGKSRSVWALVEVVNRLIEERKRAVEIASLLNSAFPPTTPPPLLQPLQEVALKALRS; encoded by the coding sequence ATGGAGTTTTACGATGTAGTAATCGTTGGAGGAGGACCTGCAGGGTTTAACGCTGCAAAAACAGTAAGGGGGCTCTACCCCGAAAAGGAACTTTTACTGATAAACGACAGGGAAGACCTGCAAATTCCCTGTTCAATTCCCTACGTAATCGGTGGAAAGGTCCCTTTAGAGAAGAACGTATATCCCCTTGAAAAGGTTAGGGAGTTCGGCAAGCTTCTAATTGATAGGGTAACAGCTGTTGAGCCTAGCTCCGGCACCATCTTTACTCCAAAAAAGAGGATAAGGTACGAAAAGCTCATCCTATCAACCGGCTGGCTACCAAGGAGGTTAAACGTACCCGGCTGCGACCTAAAAGGTATCTACTACATAGACACAACGACGCAGGGAGTTAGAAGGATAAAGGAAGAGGTTGAACGGGCAGAGAAAATTACACTTATTGGGGCTGGTTTTATCTCACTGGGTTTTGCAGACCAAATAAGCCAAAACTTTAAAGGAAAGGATATTTTTGTAATTGAGGCATCAAATCACATTGCTTCTGGAGTCTTTTCAGAGGAAACTGAGAGGGAGATAGAGGAAAAACTCAGGAAACAGGGAGTAAAGGTTCTAAAGAACCAAAAGGTGGAAGGGTTTAAAGGAAAGGAGAGAGTAGAGGAGGTCATCACTAAAGAGGGAAGCATTAAAACAGACCTGGTTTTAACCTTCATAGGGTTTATTCCAAATACAAAACTTGCAGTTGATGGAGGAATAAAGGTAGACAACCGTGGCTTTATAGAGGTTGACCATTTCCTAAGGACATCTGCAGATAACGTTTTAGCTGCTGGAAACTGCATATCCCACCTGTGCTCCATTGACGGGAAGAAAATCCCAGGAATGCTCGCCTCAGTCTCGGCAAGAGACGGAAGAATTGCTGCTATAAACCTTTTAGGCCCCCAAGTTAAGGATAGGGGAATAGTTCCATCGGGAATAACCGAAGTTGGCGGAGAGTTCTTTGGTTTCTCAGGTTACACTAAAGGAGAGTTTAAAGGGAACAAAGTAATTTCTACAGATGCTTATCCGGGGTCATTCCCTGGGTGTAATCCCTTAACCGTTAAGCTCTTCTTTAACGACAAGGGCGAGCTGGTAGGAGGGGAGTTTAAAGGAAAGAGCAGGAGCGTTTGGGCACTCGTTGAGGTCGTAAACAGGTTAATTGAGGAGAGGAAGAGGGCAGTTGAGATTGCAAGTCTCCTTAACTCAGCCTTTCCACCAACAACTCCACCGCCTCTACTCCAGCCTCTTCAGGAGGTAGCCTTAAAAGCACTTAGGAGTTGA
- a CDS encoding phosphatase, with the protein MKKVAVVDIGSNTVKLFVYQVKGEKIKKIYSESIYLRLLNFVEGKRLKKEGVEKLRLVLESFRESLKEVKPDCTIAVGTYTLRVIENRKEVLEAIEDLFKVKVLSGEEEAYYSALGALLDVKLKEGLLFDIGGGSLEICEIKGGKPNFCKSYPLGTLEFKEAVREGRVEDPIRIRWKVRHYVNPYDFSIYESDKLVGVGGSIRALKKISGKKRIKKKQLKEITGRLTKMSPEEISKAFGVSIKRAQTVAVASIVALELMDIFKCKELIISKYGLREGLVYETVVLKGEC; encoded by the coding sequence TTGAAAAAGGTTGCAGTAGTTGATATAGGCTCAAACACTGTAAAACTGTTTGTCTACCAGGTTAAGGGTGAGAAAATTAAGAAAATCTACTCAGAGTCAATATACTTAAGGCTTCTAAACTTCGTAGAAGGGAAGAGACTAAAGAAGGAAGGAGTAGAGAAGTTAAGGCTCGTCCTTGAGAGTTTCAGGGAGAGCCTTAAGGAGGTAAAACCCGACTGCACCATAGCCGTTGGTACTTACACCCTTAGGGTCATAGAGAACAGGAAGGAAGTTCTTGAGGCAATTGAAGACCTTTTTAAAGTGAAAGTTCTATCTGGGGAGGAAGAGGCCTACTACTCTGCTCTAGGAGCTCTCCTTGACGTAAAGCTGAAGGAAGGGCTTTTGTTTGACATCGGAGGTGGAAGTTTAGAGATCTGCGAAATTAAAGGGGGTAAGCCTAACTTCTGTAAGAGCTACCCCTTAGGAACCCTTGAGTTTAAAGAGGCTGTAAGGGAAGGGAGAGTTGAAGATCCTATCAGGATAAGGTGGAAAGTACGCCACTACGTTAACCCTTACGACTTTTCAATTTACGAGAGCGACAAGTTGGTAGGTGTAGGGGGAAGTATAAGGGCCCTTAAGAAAATTTCGGGGAAAAAGAGGATAAAAAAGAAACAGCTCAAAGAAATTACAGGAAGGTTAACTAAGATGAGCCCTGAAGAGATATCCAAAGCCTTCGGAGTTTCAATAAAGAGGGCCCAAACCGTTGCGGTTGCCTCAATTGTTGCTCTTGAGCTAATGGATATCTTTAAGTGTAAGGAACTGATAATTTCAAAGTACGGTTTAAGGGAAGGACTCGTCTACGAGACGGTAGTTCTAAAGGGGGAGTGCTAA
- the ppk1 gene encoding polyphosphate kinase 1 has translation MGEGKPKVDLKSPKLYINRELSWLEFNRRVLEEAQDKTNPLLERLKFIAIFFTNLDEFFMIRVAGLKKMVSAGINKPSFDGLTPKEQLKKISRKTRELLKETEKTYKELLTLLKKEGIHIYTYRELPSRLKKKADKYFKEFIFPVLTPLAVDLTHPFPHLPSLSFNIIVEMIGEELRFGLVPIPKVLPRFVELEEGKFVYLEEVIVNHLKELFPQQEIRSYATFKVTRDADIVIQEDEADDLLEAIEKGLRNRKFGEPVRLEINGGSELTISLLKDELELGEDDIYRMRIPLKLSDLWSLYKQVDRPDLKFTPYVPYYPPQFEVEVFTALKNSSSILFHPYESFDPIVELIEEAAEDPNVLAIKQTLYRVGRNSPIVEALSKAAQKGKEVTAVVELKARFDEESNIVWARKLEEDGVHVVYGVPGLKTHGKLLMIVRKEEGKIKRYVHIGTGNYNVETAKVYSDVSYLTSDETIGRDVSRIFNVITGYFHPPELKKLYISPVNLKEKVLSLIENERERIVAKMNSLVDPEVIQALYRASQRGVKVELLVRGICCLRPGIEGISENIKVISIVGKYLEHARIFFFQGQDEVYISSADWMPRNFHRRVETLTPIEEPKLKEKLKEILEIQLKDTAKARILQPDGTYTRPKKRDFNSQEYFERWVREYSL, from the coding sequence ATGGGAGAAGGAAAGCCAAAGGTAGATTTAAAGTCCCCGAAACTTTACATAAATAGGGAGCTCTCCTGGCTTGAGTTTAACAGGAGGGTCTTAGAGGAAGCTCAGGACAAAACGAACCCTCTACTAGAGAGGTTAAAGTTCATAGCAATTTTCTTTACAAACCTTGACGAGTTCTTCATGATAAGAGTTGCAGGCCTTAAGAAAATGGTCTCCGCAGGAATAAACAAACCTTCCTTTGACGGTTTAACTCCAAAAGAGCAGCTGAAGAAAATTTCAAGGAAGACGAGGGAGCTCCTAAAGGAAACTGAAAAAACCTACAAGGAACTCTTAACCCTCTTAAAGAAAGAAGGTATTCACATCTACACTTATAGGGAGCTCCCATCCAGGTTAAAGAAGAAGGCAGATAAGTACTTTAAAGAGTTTATCTTCCCCGTTTTAACTCCTCTTGCAGTTGACTTAACCCATCCCTTTCCTCACCTTCCATCCCTCTCCTTCAACATAATAGTTGAAATGATAGGGGAGGAGCTCCGCTTTGGCCTCGTTCCAATACCAAAAGTTCTCCCTCGCTTCGTTGAGCTTGAAGAGGGAAAGTTCGTCTACCTTGAGGAGGTAATCGTTAACCACCTTAAAGAGCTCTTCCCCCAACAGGAGATAAGGAGTTACGCCACCTTTAAAGTAACAAGAGATGCAGACATAGTAATCCAGGAAGACGAGGCTGACGACCTACTAGAGGCAATAGAGAAGGGGCTTAGGAACAGGAAATTTGGAGAGCCGGTTAGACTTGAAATAAACGGTGGTTCAGAGCTAACTATCTCCCTCTTAAAAGATGAACTTGAGTTGGGCGAAGATGACATTTACAGGATGAGAATTCCCCTCAAGCTATCGGACCTCTGGAGCCTTTATAAACAGGTAGATAGGCCAGACCTTAAGTTTACCCCTTACGTCCCGTACTACCCTCCTCAGTTTGAAGTTGAAGTATTCACGGCACTGAAGAACAGCAGTTCAATTCTCTTCCACCCTTACGAGTCCTTTGACCCAATAGTTGAGCTCATAGAAGAAGCTGCAGAAGACCCTAACGTCCTTGCAATAAAACAGACCCTATACAGGGTTGGAAGGAACTCCCCGATCGTTGAAGCCTTAAGTAAGGCAGCCCAAAAGGGCAAAGAGGTAACTGCAGTAGTTGAGCTAAAGGCCCGCTTTGACGAGGAGAGCAACATAGTTTGGGCAAGGAAACTTGAAGAGGACGGTGTACACGTAGTTTACGGAGTTCCCGGCCTTAAAACCCACGGAAAACTCCTAATGATAGTGAGGAAGGAAGAGGGAAAGATAAAGCGCTACGTTCACATAGGAACCGGCAACTACAACGTTGAAACGGCGAAGGTTTACTCGGACGTCAGCTACCTAACGAGCGATGAGACAATCGGAAGGGACGTTTCAAGGATATTCAACGTTATAACAGGCTACTTCCACCCTCCAGAGCTTAAAAAGCTCTACATATCCCCCGTTAACCTGAAGGAGAAAGTCCTATCCTTGATTGAAAATGAGAGGGAGAGGATAGTTGCAAAGATGAACTCCCTAGTTGACCCTGAAGTAATTCAGGCCCTCTACAGGGCCTCTCAGAGGGGAGTAAAGGTAGAACTCTTAGTCAGGGGAATATGCTGTTTAAGGCCCGGAATTGAAGGAATAAGTGAAAACATAAAGGTTATAAGTATCGTCGGGAAATACCTTGAACATGCAAGGATATTCTTCTTCCAGGGCCAAGATGAAGTCTACATAAGCAGTGCAGACTGGATGCCCAGGAACTTCCACAGGAGGGTTGAAACCCTTACTCCTATTGAGGAACCAAAGTTGAAAGAGAAGCTTAAGGAAATTCTGGAAATCCAGTTAAAGGATACTGCAAAGGCCAGAATCCTTCAGCCAGACGGTACGTACACAAGGCCAAAGAAGAGGGACTTTAACTCACAGGAGTACTTTGAAAGATGGGTAAGAGAGTATTCATTGTAA
- a CDS encoding SixA phosphatase family protein: MGKRVFIVRHAKALKREEWKGDDCKRPLTREGIEEFKAFIKWLKPIFPKKVKVISSPCERALKTAEIISELLNVKVKVDERLKPDAEPDDYLSVIKENRGNLALIGHEPDISLFLNSITCISPAKLAFKKGAVAEVRKKGRDWELYSIFNPKSFSSS; encoded by the coding sequence ATGGGTAAGAGAGTATTCATTGTAAGACACGCTAAGGCTTTAAAGAGGGAAGAGTGGAAGGGTGATGACTGCAAAAGGCCCTTAACCAGAGAGGGTATTGAAGAGTTTAAGGCCTTTATTAAATGGCTTAAACCGATCTTCCCAAAGAAAGTTAAAGTCATCTCCTCTCCATGTGAAAGGGCCCTAAAAACCGCCGAAATCATATCAGAGCTCTTGAATGTAAAAGTTAAGGTTGACGAAAGGCTAAAGCCTGATGCCGAACCTGATGATTACCTATCTGTAATAAAGGAAAACAGGGGAAATTTAGCCTTAATAGGCCACGAGCCGGACATTTCGCTCTTTTTAAACTCAATTACCTGTATATCACCTGCAAAGCTTGCGTTTAAAAAGGGAGCAGTCGCAGAAGTAAGGAAGAAGGGAAGGGATTGGGAACTCTATTCAATCTTTAACCCAAAGAGCTTTTCTAGCTCTTAA
- a CDS encoding tRNA1(Val) (adenine(37)-N6)-methyltransferase — MDRNKLDLSTFLKEKCKFYQFKDGFRFGTDTFLLADFVRVKGEERLVDLGTGCGVIPILLLLKYPNLTAVGIDVLEENVYLSKRNAEVNGVSDRFEAVHLNVRDVKKLFRSGEFDVAVSNPPFVEVGRGSLSKGGHRAVARQELFATLEDFIKAASYLLKNKGRFYLLLPTVRFVDGLCLCRKYSLEPKRLRFIYPEEGREANLFLLECLKGGGKGITVGPPLIVYKDAVKRVYTEEVERKYSSFL; from the coding sequence GTGGATAGGAATAAGCTTGACCTATCTACTTTTTTAAAGGAAAAGTGCAAGTTCTATCAGTTTAAGGACGGCTTTAGGTTTGGAACTGATACCTTTCTCCTTGCAGATTTTGTTAGGGTTAAGGGGGAAGAGAGGTTAGTTGACCTTGGAACAGGGTGTGGGGTTATACCTATCCTCCTTCTCCTTAAATACCCCAACCTTACTGCTGTAGGTATTGACGTCCTTGAGGAAAACGTTTACCTCTCAAAGAGGAACGCTGAAGTTAACGGAGTTTCAGATAGGTTTGAGGCCGTTCACCTTAACGTTAGAGACGTTAAGAAGCTCTTCCGTTCAGGTGAGTTTGACGTTGCAGTCTCAAATCCGCCCTTTGTAGAGGTTGGAAGGGGAAGTCTATCAAAAGGAGGCCATAGGGCAGTTGCAAGGCAGGAGCTCTTTGCAACTCTTGAGGACTTCATTAAGGCTGCCTCTTACCTACTTAAAAATAAGGGAAGGTTTTACCTTCTTTTGCCTACAGTTCGGTTTGTTGATGGACTTTGTCTCTGCAGGAAGTACTCCCTTGAACCTAAGAGGCTTCGCTTCATCTATCCTGAAGAAGGTAGGGAGGCCAACCTCTTTCTTCTAGAGTGTTTAAAGGGAGGAGGTAAAGGGATTACCGTTGGACCTCCCTTGATCGTTTATAAAGACGCAGTTAAGAGGGTTTACACTGAAGAGGTTGAAAGGAAGTATTCCTCTTTCCTTTAG
- a CDS encoding RNase A-like domain-containing protein, which yields MKKILVFLLLIPFLLIGGCFEESKTGESSEVKVLTELGYKGLEFYERVGGHTIRRHVGKDYSWLVNRLREEPRLRAASSFYDLATAERCVRRAIYFNRDKIVSWLKSPHSPDKLVLTYSCSEPVGIKVERVTRNKFRKITSHRVRVILKKDDSYGFIVLTAYPS from the coding sequence GTGAAGAAAATTTTAGTTTTCTTACTTCTCATTCCTTTCCTTCTCATAGGAGGGTGTTTTGAGGAAAGTAAAACTGGTGAAAGTTCGGAAGTTAAGGTATTAACTGAACTTGGATACAAGGGGCTTGAATTTTACGAGAGGGTAGGGGGCCACACGATACGCCGCCACGTTGGAAAGGACTACAGTTGGCTGGTAAACAGGCTGAGGGAAGAGCCTAGGTTAAGGGCGGCAAGTTCCTTTTACGATTTGGCCACTGCTGAAAGGTGTGTTAGAAGGGCTATTTACTTTAACAGGGATAAGATTGTGTCCTGGTTGAAAAGTCCACACTCTCCTGACAAGCTGGTTTTGACTTACAGTTGCTCTGAACCTGTAGGAATTAAGGTAGAGAGAGTGACTAGGAATAAATTCAGAAAGATTACTTCCCATAGAGTTAGGGTTATATTAAAGAAGGATGATTCTTACGGCTTTATAGTTCTAACTGCATATCCTTCGTAG
- the obgE gene encoding GTPase ObgE, protein MAKFIDRAKIYVQGGHGGNGCVAFRREKFVPKGGPSGGDGGKGGDVILVADRNVHTLLDFKYKRHYRAERGRHGEGNKRSGRSGKDLEIKVPVGTVVKDAETGEILGDLTQHGQKLIVARGGRGGRGNAAFATPTRRAPDFAEPGEPGEERWIELELKLLADVGLVGFPNAGKSTFLSRISKAKPEIADYPFTTLRPILGVTKVGDFSFVVADIPGLIEGAHKGKGLGHEFLKHVERTKLLLHLIDLTNPEMEPEEAFEKINRELELYSPKLKEKPQIVVGTKIDALTDRSKLERLKKYFEEKGYPFFAVSAVTGEGMQELLNFVASKLKELEKENAEEG, encoded by the coding sequence ATGGCAAAGTTTATAGATAGAGCAAAAATTTACGTACAAGGAGGCCACGGAGGTAACGGTTGCGTAGCCTTCAGGAGGGAGAAGTTCGTTCCAAAAGGTGGACCCTCCGGAGGCGACGGAGGTAAAGGAGGAGACGTTATTCTTGTTGCCGATAGGAACGTCCATACCCTCCTTGATTTTAAGTACAAACGCCACTACAGGGCTGAGAGGGGAAGGCACGGAGAGGGAAACAAAAGAAGCGGAAGGAGCGGGAAAGACCTTGAAATTAAGGTTCCCGTAGGGACAGTTGTTAAGGATGCAGAAACGGGAGAAATCCTGGGAGACCTAACGCAACACGGTCAGAAGTTAATTGTTGCAAGGGGAGGTAGAGGAGGTAGGGGAAATGCAGCCTTTGCAACTCCCACTAGGAGAGCTCCCGACTTTGCCGAACCTGGAGAGCCCGGAGAGGAAAGGTGGATTGAACTTGAGCTGAAACTTCTAGCAGACGTTGGACTCGTAGGCTTCCCCAACGCCGGAAAGTCAACTTTCCTAAGCAGAATCTCAAAGGCAAAACCAGAGATTGCAGACTACCCCTTTACAACCTTAAGGCCCATTTTAGGTGTAACGAAGGTTGGAGACTTCTCCTTCGTAGTCGCAGACATTCCTGGGCTGATAGAGGGAGCCCATAAAGGTAAGGGGCTCGGACACGAGTTCTTAAAACACGTTGAAAGGACTAAGCTACTCCTCCACTTAATTGACTTAACGAACCCTGAGATGGAACCTGAAGAGGCCTTTGAGAAAATCAATAGGGAGCTTGAACTCTACTCTCCTAAGCTAAAGGAGAAGCCCCAGATTGTTGTAGGAACTAAGATTGACGCTTTAACCGATAGGAGCAAACTGGAGAGGTTGAAGAAGTACTTTGAGGAAAAAGGTTATCCTTTCTTTGCAGTTTCCGCCGTAACAGGTGAGGGTATGCAGGAGCTCTTAAACTTCGTTGCAAGCAAACTTAAGGAGTTAGAAAAGGAAAATGCTGAGGAAGGCTAA
- the proB gene encoding glutamate 5-kinase encodes MLRKAKRVVVKVGSQLLAGEDGLNREFIDSLTRQIASLRGKGVEVVLVSSGAVLAGIKALKLRRKPFSLSEKQALSAVGQPYLMAEYRESFKRFNLKVGQVLLTAEDLRSKERFHNAKNTFNALFKLGVIPVVNENDTLSTEEIRIGDNDNLSAHVSVLVDADLLVILTTSPGVFDKNPENNPDAKLIPVIEDVREILESCDFSTQTRFGTGGMATKIEAAAKAAKKGIPVIIAGGREERVLERILNGERLGTLVMPCKKLKAKGYRILYLMKPKGKLFIDQGAEEALVKGEKSLLSRGVKRCEGEFKKGDAVEVFSLNGKLVGKGIVRCSKEELSTSKLCIHRDDFVLLREDI; translated from the coding sequence ATGCTGAGGAAGGCTAAGAGGGTAGTAGTTAAAGTAGGCTCTCAGCTCCTTGCAGGGGAAGATGGATTAAACAGGGAGTTTATAGACTCTTTAACCCGGCAGATAGCCTCTTTGAGGGGAAAGGGAGTAGAGGTAGTCCTGGTGAGCTCCGGGGCAGTCTTAGCCGGAATAAAGGCTCTCAAGTTAAGGAGAAAGCCCTTCTCCCTCTCTGAAAAGCAGGCCCTCTCGGCAGTAGGTCAGCCCTACCTCATGGCAGAGTACAGGGAGTCCTTCAAAAGGTTTAACCTTAAGGTAGGACAGGTCTTGCTCACTGCAGAGGACTTACGGTCAAAGGAGAGGTTTCACAATGCAAAAAATACGTTCAACGCGCTCTTTAAGCTGGGAGTAATTCCCGTCGTTAACGAAAACGACACCCTGAGCACCGAAGAGATTAGGATAGGTGATAACGACAACCTTTCAGCCCACGTTTCTGTCCTTGTTGATGCAGACCTTTTAGTAATCCTAACAACGAGTCCGGGAGTATTTGATAAAAACCCGGAAAACAACCCTGACGCTAAGCTAATACCTGTAATAGAGGACGTAAGGGAAATCCTTGAAAGTTGCGACTTTTCAACCCAGACGAGGTTTGGAACCGGAGGAATGGCGACTAAGATAGAAGCAGCTGCAAAGGCGGCGAAGAAAGGGATTCCAGTAATAATAGCTGGAGGAAGAGAAGAAAGAGTCCTTGAGAGAATCTTAAACGGGGAGAGATTAGGAACTCTGGTAATGCCGTGTAAGAAGTTGAAGGCAAAAGGATACAGGATACTCTACCTCATGAAGCCAAAGGGGAAGCTCTTTATTGACCAGGGAGCCGAAGAGGCCCTAGTAAAGGGCGAAAAAAGCCTTCTGTCAAGAGGAGTAAAAAGGTGTGAAGGTGAGTTTAAAAAGGGAGACGCAGTTGAAGTCTTCAGCTTAAACGGAAAGCTTGTAGGTAAAGGAATAGTTAGATGTTCTAAAGAGGAGCTCTCTACTTCTAAACTCTGCATCCACAGGGATGACTTTGTCCTATTAAGGGAAGATATATGA